The following proteins are co-located in the Pyrococcus abyssi GE5 genome:
- a CDS encoding NADH-quinone oxidoreductase subunit K encodes MIAFQYLTAIIMVALGIYALLYKRNLIKLILALDLIDSGIHLLLISEGYRIENGLPTTAPIYTGYEGGAMVAPIPQALVLTSIVIGVCVLSLAVALTVNAYRHYGTLDITKLRRLRG; translated from the coding sequence ATGATAGCCTTCCAGTATTTAACCGCCATAATAATGGTCGCACTCGGAATATACGCCCTCCTTTACAAGCGCAATCTTATCAAGCTGATATTGGCCCTTGACCTGATAGATTCGGGGATACACCTTCTGCTGATTAGTGAAGGATACAGGATAGAGAACGGATTACCGACGACGGCACCGATTTATACAGGTTACGAAGGAGGGGCAATGGTAGCTCCAATCCCTCAAGCGTTAGTTCTAACGAGCATCGTCATTGGAGTCTGTGTTCTCTCCCTGGCTGTTGCTCTAACCGTTAACGCGTACAGACACTATGGAACCCTAGACATAACAAAGCTTAGGAGGTTGAGGGGATGA
- the mnhG gene encoding monovalent cation/H(+) antiporter subunit G translates to MIEYLILICLAISVTFNTLGSIALHRFPDVYTRLHGATKCTTFGTIFATFAVVIHALARLNDTGNPKYLQMALHSLVALLALLLTNPVGAHAIAKASHLSGYLPKRAVVDAYLEKRRESNE, encoded by the coding sequence ATGATAGAGTACCTAATTCTCATTTGCCTTGCGATAAGCGTAACCTTCAACACGCTAGGAAGTATAGCCCTCCACAGATTTCCCGACGTCTACACAAGGCTACATGGAGCAACAAAGTGCACGACATTTGGCACGATTTTCGCAACGTTTGCAGTAGTTATTCACGCTTTAGCTAGGCTTAACGATACGGGAAACCCGAAGTACCTTCAAATGGCACTTCACAGCTTAGTTGCCCTTCTTGCTTTACTGCTAACGAATCCCGTAGGTGCCCACGCTATAGCCAAGGCTTCTCATCTGAGCGGTTACTTGCCAAAGAGAGCCGTTGTTGATGCGTATTTGGAGAAGAGGAGGGAGAGCAATGAATGA
- a CDS encoding monovalent cation/H+ antiporter subunit E, producing MSFIAAFIWSYFMWLVLTAGSKGLLWSPQELIAGLIFSAIVGYATRNIIGEKAGRFLNPIKLVLFIAYAPVLFWGMVKANLDVAYRVITGKIRPGIVRVPVNLENDAQYTILSNSITLTPGTLTIEASPEEKALYVHWINIPEGLEWPKSSEPVSGPFEKWARRLGE from the coding sequence ATGTCATTCATAGCGGCTTTCATATGGTCATATTTTATGTGGCTCGTGCTCACGGCTGGAAGCAAAGGATTACTTTGGAGTCCCCAGGAATTGATAGCAGGATTAATATTCTCGGCAATAGTAGGCTATGCCACTAGAAATATCATCGGAGAGAAAGCAGGTAGATTCCTCAATCCAATTAAATTGGTTCTATTCATTGCATACGCCCCAGTTCTCTTCTGGGGGATGGTCAAGGCTAACCTAGATGTTGCATATAGGGTCATCACAGGGAAGATAAGACCAGGAATCGTGAGGGTCCCAGTGAATTTAGAGAACGATGCCCAGTATACAATTCTAAGTAACTCTATAACCCTAACCCCAGGAACCTTAACAATTGAAGCTTCTCCAGAAGAAAAAGCCCTCTACGTCCACTGGATAAACATCCCAGAGGGATTAGAGTGGCCCAAGAGCTCTGAACCCGTTTCTGGTCCCTTCGAAAAATGGGCGAGGAGGTTAGGGGAATGA
- a CDS encoding NADH-quinone oxidoreductase subunit B family protein, whose product MTIKLPAQTEERKRLERRIAQLCRFIGRSPWVFHVNSGSCNGCDIEIIAALTPRYDAERFGVKLVGSPRHADILLVTGPVTNQSLERVKLVYEQTPEPKIVIAIGSCPTGGSVFYESPFTNAPLDRVIPVDVFVPGCPPRPEAILHGVVLALEKLAKMLKGEVPPEEGEE is encoded by the coding sequence ATGACGATAAAATTGCCCGCTCAAACAGAAGAGAGGAAAAGACTGGAAAGAAGGATTGCACAGTTATGCAGATTCATTGGGAGATCTCCTTGGGTGTTTCACGTTAACTCCGGATCATGCAATGGATGCGATATAGAGATAATAGCAGCCCTCACCCCAAGGTACGACGCTGAAAGATTCGGAGTTAAGCTGGTAGGTTCCCCAAGGCATGCGGACATACTTCTAGTTACTGGTCCAGTAACGAATCAGAGCCTCGAAAGGGTTAAGCTCGTTTACGAGCAAACACCAGAACCGAAGATAGTTATTGCAATTGGCTCCTGCCCAACGGGAGGTAGCGTGTTCTACGAGAGTCCGTTTACGAATGCACCCCTAGACAGGGTTATACCCGTAGACGTCTTCGTTCCTGGGTGTCCACCTAGGCCAGAGGCTATCCTTCATGGCGTTGTTCTAGCCTTAGAGAAGTTAGCTAAAATGCTTAAGGGAGAGGTTCCACCCGAGGAGGGAGAGGAATGA
- a CDS encoding Na(+)/H(+) antiporter subunit B, with amino-acid sequence MSDMGVIVKTNARALIPLIGIFGCYIVLHGHLTPGGGFQGGATIVGTGLLFLIAFGVDEAKKRINKDLYSALEGVGGLVFLGVAMLGLSVAFFYNVLWHKGPLFNGKPGTLLSAGFLPIMNLGVGLKVFTGLVSAVFALSLFRRWKG; translated from the coding sequence ATGAGTGATATGGGAGTTATAGTCAAGACAAATGCTAGAGCCCTAATCCCATTGATAGGAATATTCGGATGTTACATAGTCCTTCACGGTCACCTTACACCCGGCGGTGGATTCCAGGGTGGTGCGACCATAGTTGGAACGGGGCTCTTGTTCTTGATAGCGTTTGGCGTGGATGAGGCCAAGAAGAGGATAAACAAGGATTTGTACTCAGCCCTAGAGGGTGTCGGTGGATTAGTCTTCCTAGGTGTGGCAATGCTTGGGCTTAGCGTTGCATTCTTCTACAACGTTCTCTGGCACAAGGGGCCTCTATTCAACGGAAAGCCAGGAACCCTACTCTCTGCAGGATTTCTACCTATAATGAACCTAGGAGTTGGGCTAAAGGTGTTCACGGGACTCGTTTCTGCAGTATTCGCCCTAAGTCTATTTAGGAGGTGGAAGGGATGA
- a CDS encoding proton-conducting transporter transmembrane domain-containing protein produces MTWLPFIIIIPLFGAFSMPIVSLLKGKAKEIWATIISFATLIVGIEVFREVWSGGTIVYALGSETPFGKADFPIRIVWEVDKFGAIMVLIITFVSFLAILYSLEYMKHDTGLEKYYTLILILELGMLGIAITGDIFNFYVFLEIMSIASYALVAFRHDTWEGIEAGIKYMFVGSLASSFVLLGIALLYGQYGTLTMGYLAVKMSENPTIVAKIALALFLGGLLFKSGAAPVHMWLADAHPAAPSSISAMLSGLVIKIGGIYAIARVVFSIFWPAINPATVGWIIIIFACITLIVGNAMAVVQEDMKRLLAYSSVGQIGYILLGLGIGIVAYGSKVGEIALAGAIYHTVNHALMKALLFLVAGVVLHELGTRNLNELSGLAKTMPKTTFAFLIGAAAIVGMPPLNGFASKWLIYESSALFNPLLGAIAIIGTAFCTAAYVRVLFTFFGRPSEKVMKAKDPGATMLLPIFILVIAIIGMGLFPWQISDKFMVPAAKSLWDIMGYVISLMGGG; encoded by the coding sequence ATGACGTGGTTGCCGTTCATAATAATCATCCCCCTATTTGGAGCATTCTCGATGCCCATCGTTAGTTTGCTTAAAGGTAAAGCCAAGGAAATTTGGGCCACGATAATAAGCTTCGCGACTCTAATTGTTGGTATCGAAGTGTTTAGGGAAGTTTGGAGCGGAGGAACAATAGTCTATGCTCTAGGCTCAGAAACTCCATTCGGGAAGGCTGACTTTCCAATAAGAATAGTTTGGGAGGTTGATAAGTTCGGGGCCATAATGGTTCTGATAATAACCTTTGTAAGCTTCCTCGCTATCTTGTACTCACTGGAGTACATGAAGCACGATACTGGGCTAGAGAAGTACTATACCCTAATCCTGATTTTGGAACTTGGAATGCTTGGAATAGCGATAACCGGGGATATCTTCAACTTCTACGTGTTCCTCGAGATAATGAGCATAGCGAGTTACGCCTTGGTAGCGTTTAGGCACGACACTTGGGAAGGAATTGAAGCAGGTATAAAGTACATGTTCGTCGGTTCCTTGGCGAGTAGCTTCGTCCTATTGGGAATAGCCCTCCTCTACGGCCAATACGGAACCCTAACAATGGGATACTTAGCCGTGAAGATGAGCGAGAATCCAACGATAGTTGCTAAGATAGCACTAGCATTGTTCCTAGGTGGCCTACTGTTCAAGAGCGGTGCGGCTCCAGTTCACATGTGGTTGGCCGATGCGCACCCAGCGGCCCCAAGCTCAATTTCGGCAATGCTTTCCGGTTTAGTTATTAAAATAGGAGGTATCTACGCGATAGCTAGGGTTGTGTTCAGCATATTCTGGCCAGCAATAAACCCAGCTACCGTTGGATGGATAATAATAATCTTTGCGTGCATAACCCTAATAGTCGGAAATGCCATGGCGGTAGTTCAGGAGGACATGAAGAGATTACTTGCATATTCCTCGGTGGGGCAGATAGGTTACATCCTCCTGGGTCTTGGAATTGGAATAGTGGCTTACGGTTCAAAGGTCGGAGAGATAGCTCTGGCTGGAGCAATTTATCACACGGTTAATCACGCGTTGATGAAGGCACTTCTCTTCCTAGTTGCGGGTGTCGTGCTCCATGAGCTAGGAACAAGGAATCTCAACGAGCTCAGTGGACTTGCAAAGACTATGCCAAAGACAACATTTGCATTCCTAATAGGAGCTGCAGCGATAGTGGGGATGCCACCCCTTAACGGTTTCGCAAGCAAATGGTTAATCTACGAGAGCTCAGCCCTATTCAACCCACTTTTAGGTGCGATAGCGATAATTGGAACGGCATTCTGTACCGCTGCCTACGTTAGGGTTCTCTTCACGTTCTTCGGAAGGCCAAGTGAGAAGGTAATGAAGGCGAAGGATCCAGGAGCTACAATGCTACTCCCGATATTCATCCTTGTAATAGCTATAATCGGAATGGGACTGTTCCCCTGGCAGATAAGTGACAAGTTCATGGTTCCAGCGGCGAAGAGCTTGTGGGATATCATGGGTTACGTGATATCTCTGATGGGAGGTGGTTGA
- the trxB gene encoding thioredoxin-disulfide reductase, whose product MFSLGGLGKSRVDESKVWDVIIIGAGPAGYTAAIYAARFGLDTIIITKDLGGNMAITDLIENYPGFPEGISGSELAKRMYEHVKKYGVDVIFDEVVRIDPAECAYYEGPCQFEVKTANGKEYKGKTIIIAVGAEPRKLHVPGEKEFTGRGVSYCATCDGPLFVGKEVIVVGGGNTALQEALYLHSIGVKVTLVHRRDKFRADKILQDRLKQAGIPTILNTVVTEIRGTNKVESVVLKNVKTGETFEKKVDGVFIFIGYEPKTDFVKHLGITDEYGYIKVDMYMRTKVPGIFAAGDITNVFKQIAVAVGQGAIAANSAKEFIESWNGKSIE is encoded by the coding sequence ATGTTCAGCCTAGGTGGGCTTGGAAAGAGTAGGGTGGATGAGAGCAAGGTATGGGACGTTATAATCATTGGAGCAGGGCCTGCAGGGTATACAGCAGCTATATACGCCGCGAGATTTGGGTTAGATACTATAATCATTACAAAGGACCTTGGAGGTAACATGGCAATCACGGACTTGATAGAAAACTATCCTGGATTCCCGGAGGGGATAAGCGGTTCCGAATTGGCCAAGAGAATGTACGAGCACGTTAAGAAGTACGGTGTTGACGTGATCTTTGATGAAGTCGTTCGCATAGACCCCGCGGAATGTGCCTATTACGAGGGCCCCTGCCAGTTCGAGGTTAAAACTGCCAATGGAAAGGAGTACAAGGGTAAGACGATTATAATAGCTGTAGGTGCCGAACCAAGAAAGCTTCACGTTCCTGGAGAGAAGGAATTCACAGGTAGAGGAGTCAGCTACTGTGCGACTTGCGATGGCCCGCTCTTCGTTGGTAAGGAAGTTATAGTAGTTGGCGGTGGAAATACCGCTTTGCAGGAGGCCCTGTACCTTCACAGCATAGGGGTTAAGGTCACGCTAGTCCACAGAAGGGACAAGTTTAGGGCCGACAAGATACTCCAGGATAGGCTCAAGCAGGCTGGAATCCCGACGATATTAAACACAGTAGTTACCGAGATAAGGGGAACCAACAAGGTCGAGAGCGTCGTCCTAAAGAACGTTAAAACTGGAGAAACCTTCGAGAAGAAAGTCGATGGAGTTTTCATCTTCATAGGTTACGAGCCGAAAACTGATTTCGTGAAGCACCTCGGCATAACGGATGAATACGGCTACATAAAGGTTGACATGTACATGAGAACAAAGGTTCCAGGAATATTTGCAGCCGGTGACATAACTAACGTGTTCAAGCAGATAGCAGTAGCTGTTGGTCAAGGGGCAATAGCGGCGAATTCAGCTAAGGAGTTTATAGAAAGCTGGAACGGAAAGAGTATTGAATGA
- a CDS encoding DUF4040 domain-containing protein gives MNDMIIHFIVLVGIIVSSILMITLRDLLAAAIASAAMSLLLSLEFYMLHAPDVAIAEAAVGAGVVTAIVVYAIAKTERWEREAP, from the coding sequence ATGAATGATATGATAATCCACTTCATAGTCCTCGTAGGGATTATAGTGAGCTCAATACTAATGATAACATTGAGAGACCTCCTTGCAGCCGCTATAGCTTCAGCGGCGATGAGCCTACTTCTAAGCCTCGAGTTCTACATGCTCCACGCTCCAGACGTTGCCATAGCCGAGGCTGCCGTTGGTGCTGGGGTTGTTACTGCTATAGTGGTTTACGCAATTGCGAAAACAGAGAGATGGGAGCGTGAGGCACCATGA
- a CDS encoding 4Fe-4S dicluster domain-containing protein — MIRLPLLSTVIKNLFKPPATNPFPKTEPVPVPENFRGKIVYNVDKCVGCRMCVTVCPAGVFVYLPEIRKVALWTGRCVFCKQCVDVCPTGALQMSDEFLLASYDKYDEKFIYVTPEEAQEIKKKLEEKKKAKSKSKAQ, encoded by the coding sequence ATGATAAGGTTACCGCTCCTCTCGACCGTTATTAAGAACTTATTCAAACCCCCGGCCACGAATCCGTTCCCTAAAACTGAGCCCGTTCCAGTTCCAGAGAACTTCAGGGGAAAGATAGTCTACAACGTTGACAAGTGCGTTGGTTGCAGGATGTGCGTAACGGTATGCCCAGCGGGCGTCTTCGTATATCTTCCAGAGATTAGGAAGGTAGCATTGTGGACAGGAAGGTGCGTGTTCTGCAAGCAGTGCGTGGATGTTTGTCCAACGGGAGCGCTACAGATGAGCGACGAGTTCCTGCTAGCAAGCTACGATAAGTACGACGAGAAGTTCATTTACGTAACTCCCGAGGAAGCCCAAGAAATAAAGAAGAAGCTTGAGGAAAAGAAGAAG
- a CDS encoding cation:proton antiporter produces the protein MTVEQMFLYATLLIGIAGLIVLLRLILGPTTSDRVVALDTLNTLVVAAMLLLGAYYERAIYIDIAIVYALLSYIGTLIIAKYLQGGLS, from the coding sequence ATGACAGTGGAACAAATGTTTCTCTATGCTACCCTGCTTATTGGAATCGCTGGATTGATAGTTCTCCTTAGACTAATCCTGGGACCCACGACATCGGATAGGGTCGTTGCCCTAGACACCCTCAACACGTTGGTAGTGGCGGCGATGCTCCTCCTGGGGGCTTACTATGAGAGGGCCATCTACATCGACATAGCGATAGTTTACGCCCTCCTAAGCTACATTGGAACCCTCATCATAGCGAAGTACCTCCAGGGGGGATTGTCATGA
- a CDS encoding NADH-quinone oxidoreductase subunit C — MSEGKEDFIVNEINRRFPGVEVQVKENKWGRKRIWVKVPREMFRDFMKFLKELDPDAHYSIGIEEDAGETLDFSIHFLLMYEDAPGVSMIVKTSVPKDNPVLPDISDIFPISLQFEREAMEMVGIDFENAPDKRRLFLPDDFPEGIYPLRHDEKGIPEEMVKNAGHPYLLRRGGK, encoded by the coding sequence ATGAGTGAGGGAAAGGAGGATTTCATCGTTAATGAGATCAATAGGAGATTTCCGGGAGTTGAGGTTCAAGTTAAGGAAAACAAGTGGGGAAGGAAGAGAATATGGGTCAAGGTTCCTAGGGAGATGTTTAGAGATTTTATGAAGTTCCTCAAGGAATTAGATCCTGACGCTCACTATTCAATAGGTATAGAGGAGGACGCCGGTGAAACCCTAGACTTCAGTATCCACTTCCTATTAATGTACGAGGATGCCCCAGGAGTTTCGATGATAGTCAAGACGAGCGTTCCGAAGGATAACCCAGTGCTACCAGACATAAGCGACATATTCCCGATATCACTCCAATTCGAGAGAGAAGCAATGGAGATGGTGGGAATAGACTTCGAAAACGCTCCAGATAAGAGAAGGCTGTTCTTACCCGACGACTTTCCAGAAGGAATATATCCGCTTAGACACGACGAGAAGGGAATTCCTGAGGAGATGGTAAAGAACGCTGGACATCCCTACCTTTTAAGGAGGGGAGGTAAATGA
- a CDS encoding hydrogenase large subunit: MSKVEYWVKVPFGPIHPGLEEPEKFILTLDGERIVNVDVKLGYNLRGIQWIAFRRNYVQLMYVAERICGICSFSHNHTYVRAVEEMAGIEVPERAEYIRVIIGELERIHSHLLNLGVLGHDIGYDTVLHLTWLAREKVMDVLEAITGNRVNYSMMTIGGVRRDIEEKHRRLLLDMIKYYREIMPQIEDVFLHDSTIEARLRNCAIIPKKLAIEMGAVGPTGRGSGVRDDARWSEKLGVYPDLGIKPIMPEDVTGEKARGDVYDRAAVRIGEIWQSLELIEHALDQIPKGKIKTFPKDNVLVAKLKLLGDGEGIGRYEAPRGELVHYVKGKKGRDGPVRWKMREPTFPNLFAIAKGLEGNQLADVVVAIASIDPCLSCTDRVAVITGDKKVILTEKDLLKLSIQKTREINPEIRGDPTPAGVGCVRG, from the coding sequence ATGAGCAAGGTTGAGTATTGGGTTAAAGTTCCTTTTGGACCAATTCATCCAGGATTGGAGGAACCTGAGAAGTTCATTCTAACACTGGATGGAGAGAGGATAGTTAACGTTGATGTTAAGCTGGGTTACAACCTCAGGGGAATCCAGTGGATAGCGTTCAGGAGGAACTACGTTCAGTTAATGTACGTTGCGGAGAGGATTTGTGGAATCTGTTCCTTTTCTCATAACCATACGTACGTTAGGGCCGTTGAGGAGATGGCAGGGATAGAGGTTCCTGAGAGAGCCGAGTACATTAGGGTGATAATAGGAGAACTCGAGAGGATTCACTCCCACCTACTGAACCTTGGAGTTCTAGGGCATGACATTGGGTACGATACTGTTTTACACCTAACGTGGTTGGCCAGGGAGAAGGTTATGGACGTCCTCGAGGCGATAACCGGAAACAGGGTAAACTACAGCATGATGACGATCGGAGGGGTTAGGAGGGACATAGAGGAAAAACACAGAAGGTTACTGCTCGATATGATAAAGTACTACAGGGAGATAATGCCCCAAATAGAGGATGTATTCCTACACGACTCGACGATTGAGGCTAGACTTAGGAACTGCGCGATAATTCCCAAGAAACTAGCCATAGAGATGGGCGCAGTTGGACCGACGGGAAGGGGTTCTGGTGTCAGGGATGATGCAAGGTGGAGTGAGAAGCTAGGAGTTTACCCAGACCTCGGGATTAAACCAATCATGCCAGAAGACGTCACAGGAGAGAAAGCTAGAGGCGATGTCTACGATAGGGCCGCCGTTAGGATAGGAGAGATATGGCAGAGTCTCGAGTTAATAGAGCATGCTCTAGATCAGATACCCAAGGGAAAGATAAAGACATTCCCCAAGGATAACGTTCTAGTCGCAAAGCTCAAACTGTTAGGGGATGGTGAAGGAATAGGAAGATACGAGGCTCCAAGGGGAGAGCTGGTTCACTACGTGAAGGGGAAGAAAGGAAGGGATGGACCAGTTAGGTGGAAGATGAGGGAACCAACGTTTCCGAACCTCTTCGCAATAGCGAAGGGCCTTGAAGGAAATCAGTTAGCGGACGTTGTTGTTGCTATAGCATCAATAGATCCATGCTTAAGCTGTACAGACAGGGTGGCCGTAATTACCGGAGATAAGAAGGTTATCTTAACAGAGAAAGACCTTCTGAAGCTTTCAATTCAAAAAACTAGGGAGATAAATCCTGAGATAAGGGGAGATCCAACCCCAGCAGGAGTTGGATGTGTGAGGGGGTGA
- a CDS encoding respiratory chain complex I subunit 1 family protein, with protein MKVIYALIGLILLYAYVSIISLLFSGIDRKLVARMQRRIGPPILQPFYDFLKLMSKETIIPNTANFMFRAAPVLMLTTVIALLAYTPMGFSPLFATKGDIIVFIYLLTLADFFLILGVMSSGSPYGRIGAAREVAMLISREPAMMLGVFAVMWGISKLGVQKPFSLGSLYEHNLWELGPMVWVAGVILIYVFMSWLASEIEVGFFNIPEAEEEIAEGTLVEYSGRYLGIIKLAESIKEFIAASLVVAVLFPWQVGIPGIQGYIVNLLIHTAKVFIVLLVAKTIFRTVTGRLKITQAVNLLWTRVFAASIVGALLLALGVMI; from the coding sequence ATGAAGGTTATCTACGCCTTAATAGGACTAATCTTACTTTACGCTTACGTTTCCATAATTTCATTGCTGTTCAGCGGTATAGATAGGAAGCTCGTCGCTAGAATGCAGAGGAGGATAGGCCCCCCAATCCTTCAGCCGTTCTATGACTTCCTGAAGTTAATGAGTAAGGAAACGATAATCCCAAACACTGCTAACTTCATGTTTAGGGCAGCACCTGTCTTAATGCTAACCACGGTTATAGCATTATTGGCTTACACCCCGATGGGGTTTTCACCCCTGTTCGCAACTAAAGGTGACATAATAGTCTTCATCTACCTACTTACACTAGCGGACTTCTTCCTAATCCTAGGAGTCATGAGCTCGGGAAGCCCGTACGGAAGAATAGGAGCCGCTAGAGAAGTTGCAATGCTAATCTCTAGGGAACCGGCAATGATGCTCGGGGTATTCGCCGTTATGTGGGGAATCTCAAAGCTGGGCGTTCAAAAGCCGTTCAGCTTAGGAAGCCTATACGAGCACAACCTCTGGGAGCTCGGCCCAATGGTGTGGGTGGCTGGGGTCATACTTATTTACGTCTTCATGTCCTGGTTAGCAAGTGAAATCGAAGTTGGATTCTTTAACATTCCAGAAGCTGAAGAGGAAATCGCCGAGGGGACTCTAGTTGAATACAGTGGCAGGTACCTAGGAATAATCAAGCTTGCCGAGTCAATAAAGGAATTCATAGCGGCCTCGCTAGTTGTTGCAGTGCTCTTCCCTTGGCAAGTGGGCATCCCAGGGATTCAGGGATATATAGTTAACTTACTCATTCACACCGCCAAGGTGTTCATAGTTTTACTAGTCGCGAAAACCATCTTTAGAACCGTGACAGGGAGGTTGAAGATAACGCAAGCCGTTAACTTGCTGTGGACTAGGGTATTTGCAGCGAGCATTGTAGGAGCCCTTCTACTGGCCCTGGGGGTGATGATATGA
- the mbhE gene encoding hydrogen gas-evolving membrane-bound hydrogenase subunit E has protein sequence MKRALAFLSLMVIFASLMVALSPKYGIKFGLGGEDWKRYRYTDDYYINHGLEEVGGMNIVTDIVFDYRGYDTLGEATVLFTAIAGAVALLRPWRREEHE, from the coding sequence ATGAAGAGAGCTTTAGCGTTTTTATCGTTGATGGTTATATTCGCATCTTTAATGGTTGCATTGAGTCCTAAATATGGAATAAAGTTCGGATTAGGCGGAGAGGACTGGAAGAGGTATCGCTACACCGACGATTACTACATAAATCATGGATTAGAGGAAGTCGGGGGTATGAACATCGTTACCGACATAGTCTTCGATTACAGAGGTTACGATACGCTTGGAGAGGCGACCGTTTTGTTCACCGCAATAGCTGGAGCCGTGGCCCTTCTAAGACCTTGGAGGAGGGAGGAGCATGAGTGA
- a CDS encoding acetyl ornithine aminotransferase family protein, with product MELKPNVKEIPGPKARKVIEEHHKYMATTTNDPNEYFLVIEKAEGVYWIDVDGNVILDFSSGIGVMNVGLRNPKVIEAIKKQLDLVLHAAGTDYYNPYQVELAKKLIEIAPGDMERKVFLSNSGTEANEAALKIAKWSTNRKMFIAFIGAFHGRTHGTMSLTASKPVHRSRMFPTMPGVEHVPYPNPYRNPWGIDGYENPDELINRVIEYIEDYLFEHYVPAEEVAGIFFEPIQGEGGYVVPPKNFFKELKKLADKHGILLIDDEVQMGMGRTGRMWAIEHFDVVPDIITVAKALGGGIPIGATIFRADLDFGVSGVHSNTFGGNAVAAAAALAVIEELQNGLIENAQKLEPLFRERLEEMKEKYEIIGDVRGLGLAWGVEFVKDRKTKEYATKERNEIVVEALKRGLALLGCGKSAIRLIPPLIISEEEAKIGLDIFEEAIKVVSERHGYKIH from the coding sequence ATGGAGCTCAAGCCGAACGTTAAAGAAATTCCTGGGCCAAAGGCAAGGAAAGTGATTGAGGAACACCACAAGTACATGGCTACAACGACAAACGATCCAAATGAGTACTTTCTTGTTATAGAGAAGGCGGAAGGGGTTTATTGGATCGACGTTGATGGCAACGTTATCCTTGACTTCTCCTCCGGAATTGGAGTCATGAACGTTGGTCTTAGGAATCCCAAGGTGATCGAGGCCATAAAGAAGCAACTTGACTTAGTCCTTCACGCTGCTGGAACCGATTATTACAACCCCTACCAAGTTGAGCTCGCAAAGAAGCTCATTGAAATAGCCCCAGGAGACATGGAGAGGAAAGTTTTCCTAAGCAACAGTGGAACTGAGGCAAATGAGGCTGCATTGAAGATAGCCAAGTGGTCAACAAACAGGAAGATGTTCATAGCTTTCATAGGGGCGTTCCACGGAAGGACCCACGGAACGATGAGCCTTACAGCTAGCAAACCCGTTCACAGGAGTAGGATGTTCCCAACGATGCCTGGAGTTGAGCACGTTCCATATCCAAACCCGTACAGGAACCCCTGGGGAATCGACGGTTATGAAAACCCAGATGAGCTCATAAACAGGGTAATCGAGTACATAGAGGATTACCTATTTGAGCACTACGTTCCAGCAGAGGAAGTTGCTGGAATATTCTTCGAGCCAATACAGGGAGAGGGCGGTTACGTAGTCCCACCAAAGAACTTCTTCAAAGAACTTAAGAAGCTCGCCGATAAGCATGGTATCCTCCTAATCGACGATGAAGTTCAGATGGGAATGGGTAGGACAGGAAGGATGTGGGCTATAGAGCACTTCGACGTAGTTCCAGACATAATAACCGTGGCAAAGGCCTTGGGCGGTGGAATTCCAATTGGTGCCACGATATTCAGGGCTGACCTTGACTTCGGAGTTAGCGGAGTCCACAGCAACACCTTCGGTGGAAATGCCGTGGCTGCTGCTGCGGCACTCGCGGTTATAGAAGAACTCCAGAACGGCCTGATAGAGAACGCCCAGAAGCTCGAGCCATTGTTCAGAGAAAGGCTTGAGGAGATGAAAGAGAAGTACGAGATAATAGGAGACGTTAGAGGACTAGGATTGGCATGGGGAGTTGAGTTCGTTAAGGACAGGAAGACGAAAGAATACGCAACCAAGGAGAGGAACGAAATCGTCGTTGAAGCATTGAAGAGAGGATTAGCACTTCTCGGCTGTGGAAAGAGCGCAATAAGGCTTATCCCACCGTTAATAATTAGCGAGGAAGAGGCAAAGATTGGTCTTGACATATTCGAGGAGGCAATAAAGGTCGTGAGCGAAAGACACGGATACAAGATTCACTGA